In Mauremys reevesii isolate NIE-2019 linkage group 8, ASM1616193v1, whole genome shotgun sequence, a single genomic region encodes these proteins:
- the LOC120369820 gene encoding protocadherin alpha-13-like isoform X1, producing the protein MTLLRGDSLVTRQLLRLVLLHTAWEVGSGQVRYSVPEESKHGTFVGRLAQDLGLEAAELVSRMFRMVSSGRRDYFEVNLQSGVLFVNSRLDREELCGQSPLCAMDLEVIVDKPLRIFHVEVEIQDINDNAPAFSVNEQNLSIAESLTLPGSRFPLEGASDADIGTNSLLTYKLSPSEYFTLKVQTNEEQSKSLVLVLKQSLDREETPAHHLLLTATDGGKPELTGTVQLLITVLDVNDNAPSFNQSSYKVRLLENAANGTMVMKVNATDLDEGINKDILYTLRGVTQPNASATFRIDSNTGEISVNGELDFENTKLHEVRVEATDKGNFPLSGHCNVFVEVLDVNDNAPELTITSHSLLVPEDAPPGTVVALISVSDRDSGDNGKVTCSIPPNLPFRLVSTFKNYHSLVLAEAVDRERVSEYKLVVTARDGGAPSLSASSSILVPIADVNDNAPAFPQPVYTVFVKENNPPGAHLLTVSASDPDLRENAFVSYSVVERSVGEQPMSSYISVHSESGHIYALQPFDYEERQVLQFQVSARDAGFPSLCGNVTVQLFVLDENDNAPAVSPAGSVGGSPGPELVPLSVGAGHVVGKIRAVDADSGYNAWLRYEVQEPGAAGPFRVGVYSGEISTTRTLEEADGPSQRLVILVKDHGEPALSATATVSLSLVESPQAVKWDSRPRGRIEGPLVDMNVSLMIAICSVSGLFVLVIVVYVGLRCHPGPEVVCEPGKATVVCSSEVGSWSYSQRQSRNLCVGEGTAKNDLMVFSPNFPNCAEKSGTVKEQELAPNSSGEVKYADII; encoded by the coding sequence ATGACTCTTCTCCGGGGAGACTCCCTGGTAACGAGGCAGCTGCTGCGGCTGGTTCTGTTGCACACGGCCTGGGAGGTGGGCAGCGGCCAGGTCCGTTATTCCGTGCCGGAGGAATCCAAACACGGCACCTTTGTGGGCCGCCTGGCCCAGGACCTGGGGCTGGAGGCGGCGGAGCTGGTGTCGCGGATGTTCCGGATGGTCTCCAGCGGCAGGAGAGACTATTTTGAGGTAAATTTGCAGAGCGGCGTTTTGTTTGTTAATTCGCGACTAGACAGGGAAGAGCTGTGCGGCCAGAGCCCCCTGTGCGCCATGGACCTGGAGGTGATAGTGGACAAACCCCTAAGGATATTTCACGTGGAAGTGGAGATACAGGATATAAATGACAATGCTCCTGCTTTTTCGGTAAATGAACAAAACCTGAGTATAGCAGAATCACTAACGCTTCCAGGTTCGCGCTTCCCGCTAGAGGGCGCGTCTGACGCAGATATTGGTACAAACTCTCTGCTAACCTATAAACTCAGCCCAAGTGAATATTTCACCCTAAAGGTGCAAACTAATGAAGAGCAAAGTAAATCTTTAGTCCTTGTTTTAAAGCAATCACTGGACAGAGAGGAAACCCCTGCGCATCATTTATTACTCACAGCCACTGACGGTGGCAAACCGGAGCTCACCGGCACAGTTCAGCTGCTGATCACTGTGCTGGATGTGAATGATAACGCGCCTTCTTTTAATCAGTCTAGTTATAAGGTTCGATTGTTAGAAAATGCAGCTAATGGAACAATGGTAATGAAAGTGAACGCAACCGACTTAGATGAGGGAATTAATAAGGATATTTTATATACACTTCGCGGTGTTACTCAACCCAATGCAAGTGCCACCTTTAGAATAGATTCAAATACTGGAGAGATCAGTGTAAATGGAGAACTGGATTTCGAAAACACTAAATTACACGAAGTTCGAGTAGAGGCCACTGACAAAGGTAATTTCCCATTATCCGGGCACTGCAATGTTTTCGTAGAAGTGTTAGACGTTAACGATAATGCCCCCGAGTTAACAATAACGTCTCACTCTCTGCTGGTGCCGGAGGACGCTCCCCCGGGGACAGTGGTGGCTCTTATTAGCGTCTCTGACCGGGACTCGGGAGACAACGGCAAAGTCACTTGCTCCATCCCCCCGAACCTGCCCTTTCGGCTCGTCTCCACCTTTAAGAATTATCACTCGCTGGTGCTGGCGGAGGCCGTGGATCGGGAGCGAGTGTCTGAATATAAGCTCGTGGTGACAGCCAGAGACGGAGGGGCCCCGTCTCTCTCGgccagcagcagcattttggtgCCGATCGCGGATGTGAACGATAACGCCCCAGCGTTCCCTCAGCCCGTTTACACGGTGTTTGTGAAGGAAAACAATCCGCCCGGGGCCCATCTCTTGACCGTGTCGGCCTCGGACCCGGACCTGAGGGAAAACGCCTTCGTGAGCTACTCGGTGGTGGAGCGAAGTGTGGGAGAGCAGCCCATGTCCAGCTACATCTCGGTGCACTCGGAGAGCGGGCACATCTATGCCCTGCAGCCCTTTGACTACGAGGAGCGGCAAGTGCTGCAGTTCCAGGTGAGCGCGAGGGACGCCGGGTTCCCATCGCTGTGCGGGAACGTGACTGTGCAGCTCTTTGTCCTGGATGAAAATGACAACGCGCCCGCAGTGTCCCCGGCCGGCTCCGTCGGCGGCTCGCCAGGGCCCGAGCTGGTTCCGCTATCGGTCGGCGCAGGGCACGTGGTGGGCAAGATCCGAGCGGTGGATGCGGATTCCGGCTACAACGCGTGGCTTCGCTACGAAGTGCAGGAGCCCGGGGCTGCGGGGCCTTTCCGGGTGGGTGTGTACAGCGGGGAGATCAGCACGACGCGGACCTTGGAGGAGGCGGACGGCCCCAGCCAGAGACTCGTGATCCTGGTGAAGGACCATGGGGAGCCGGCGCTGTCAGCGACAGCCACTGTCAGCCTGTCCCTGGTGGAGAGTCCCCAGGCTGTGAAATGGGACTCGAGGCCAAGGGGCAGGATCGAAGGGCCCTTGGTTGACATGAACGTGTCTTTAATGATCGCCATTTGCTCGGTGTCCGGGCTGTTTGTGCTGGTGATTGTCGTGTACGTTGGCCTGAGATGCCACCCGGGTCCGGAAGTGGTGTGCGAGCCTGGGAAAGCCACCGTGGTGTGCTCGAGCGAAGTGGGGAGTTGGTCCTATTCCCAGCGCCAGAGCCGGAACTTGTGTGTAGGGGAAGGCACCGCCAAGAATGACCTCATGGTTTTCAGCCCCAACTTCCCTAACTGTGCAGAGAAAAGTGGGACAGTGAAGGAACAGGAGCTGGCACCAAATTCATCTGGCGAG
- the LOC120369820 gene encoding protocadherin alpha-13-like isoform X2, whose product MTLLRGDSLVTRQLLRLVLLHTAWEVGSGQVRYSVPEESKHGTFVGRLAQDLGLEAAELVSRMFRMVSSGRRDYFEVNLQSGVLFVNSRLDREELCGQSPLCAMDLEVIVDKPLRIFHVEVEIQDINDNAPAFSVNEQNLSIAESLTLPGSRFPLEGASDADIGTNSLLTYKLSPSEYFTLKVQTNEEQSKSLVLVLKQSLDREETPAHHLLLTATDGGKPELTGTVQLLITVLDVNDNAPSFNQSSYKVRLLENAANGTMVMKVNATDLDEGINKDILYTLRGVTQPNASATFRIDSNTGEISVNGELDFENTKLHEVRVEATDKGNFPLSGHCNVFVEVLDVNDNAPELTITSHSLLVPEDAPPGTVVALISVSDRDSGDNGKVTCSIPPNLPFRLVSTFKNYHSLVLAEAVDRERVSEYKLVVTARDGGAPSLSASSSILVPIADVNDNAPAFPQPVYTVFVKENNPPGAHLLTVSASDPDLRENAFVSYSVVERSVGEQPMSSYISVHSESGHIYALQPFDYEERQVLQFQVSARDAGFPSLCGNVTVQLFVLDENDNAPAVSPAGSVGGSPGPELVPLSVGAGHVVGKIRAVDADSGYNAWLRYEVQEPGAAGPFRVGVYSGEISTTRTLEEADGPSQRLVILVKDHGEPALSATATVSLSLVESPQAVKWDSRPRGRIEGPLVDMNVSLMIAICSVSGLFVLVIVVYVGLRCHPGPEVVCEPGKATVVCSSEVGSWSYSQRQSRNLCVGEGTAKNDLMVFSPNFPNCAEKSGTVKEQELAPNSSGELS is encoded by the coding sequence ATGACTCTTCTCCGGGGAGACTCCCTGGTAACGAGGCAGCTGCTGCGGCTGGTTCTGTTGCACACGGCCTGGGAGGTGGGCAGCGGCCAGGTCCGTTATTCCGTGCCGGAGGAATCCAAACACGGCACCTTTGTGGGCCGCCTGGCCCAGGACCTGGGGCTGGAGGCGGCGGAGCTGGTGTCGCGGATGTTCCGGATGGTCTCCAGCGGCAGGAGAGACTATTTTGAGGTAAATTTGCAGAGCGGCGTTTTGTTTGTTAATTCGCGACTAGACAGGGAAGAGCTGTGCGGCCAGAGCCCCCTGTGCGCCATGGACCTGGAGGTGATAGTGGACAAACCCCTAAGGATATTTCACGTGGAAGTGGAGATACAGGATATAAATGACAATGCTCCTGCTTTTTCGGTAAATGAACAAAACCTGAGTATAGCAGAATCACTAACGCTTCCAGGTTCGCGCTTCCCGCTAGAGGGCGCGTCTGACGCAGATATTGGTACAAACTCTCTGCTAACCTATAAACTCAGCCCAAGTGAATATTTCACCCTAAAGGTGCAAACTAATGAAGAGCAAAGTAAATCTTTAGTCCTTGTTTTAAAGCAATCACTGGACAGAGAGGAAACCCCTGCGCATCATTTATTACTCACAGCCACTGACGGTGGCAAACCGGAGCTCACCGGCACAGTTCAGCTGCTGATCACTGTGCTGGATGTGAATGATAACGCGCCTTCTTTTAATCAGTCTAGTTATAAGGTTCGATTGTTAGAAAATGCAGCTAATGGAACAATGGTAATGAAAGTGAACGCAACCGACTTAGATGAGGGAATTAATAAGGATATTTTATATACACTTCGCGGTGTTACTCAACCCAATGCAAGTGCCACCTTTAGAATAGATTCAAATACTGGAGAGATCAGTGTAAATGGAGAACTGGATTTCGAAAACACTAAATTACACGAAGTTCGAGTAGAGGCCACTGACAAAGGTAATTTCCCATTATCCGGGCACTGCAATGTTTTCGTAGAAGTGTTAGACGTTAACGATAATGCCCCCGAGTTAACAATAACGTCTCACTCTCTGCTGGTGCCGGAGGACGCTCCCCCGGGGACAGTGGTGGCTCTTATTAGCGTCTCTGACCGGGACTCGGGAGACAACGGCAAAGTCACTTGCTCCATCCCCCCGAACCTGCCCTTTCGGCTCGTCTCCACCTTTAAGAATTATCACTCGCTGGTGCTGGCGGAGGCCGTGGATCGGGAGCGAGTGTCTGAATATAAGCTCGTGGTGACAGCCAGAGACGGAGGGGCCCCGTCTCTCTCGgccagcagcagcattttggtgCCGATCGCGGATGTGAACGATAACGCCCCAGCGTTCCCTCAGCCCGTTTACACGGTGTTTGTGAAGGAAAACAATCCGCCCGGGGCCCATCTCTTGACCGTGTCGGCCTCGGACCCGGACCTGAGGGAAAACGCCTTCGTGAGCTACTCGGTGGTGGAGCGAAGTGTGGGAGAGCAGCCCATGTCCAGCTACATCTCGGTGCACTCGGAGAGCGGGCACATCTATGCCCTGCAGCCCTTTGACTACGAGGAGCGGCAAGTGCTGCAGTTCCAGGTGAGCGCGAGGGACGCCGGGTTCCCATCGCTGTGCGGGAACGTGACTGTGCAGCTCTTTGTCCTGGATGAAAATGACAACGCGCCCGCAGTGTCCCCGGCCGGCTCCGTCGGCGGCTCGCCAGGGCCCGAGCTGGTTCCGCTATCGGTCGGCGCAGGGCACGTGGTGGGCAAGATCCGAGCGGTGGATGCGGATTCCGGCTACAACGCGTGGCTTCGCTACGAAGTGCAGGAGCCCGGGGCTGCGGGGCCTTTCCGGGTGGGTGTGTACAGCGGGGAGATCAGCACGACGCGGACCTTGGAGGAGGCGGACGGCCCCAGCCAGAGACTCGTGATCCTGGTGAAGGACCATGGGGAGCCGGCGCTGTCAGCGACAGCCACTGTCAGCCTGTCCCTGGTGGAGAGTCCCCAGGCTGTGAAATGGGACTCGAGGCCAAGGGGCAGGATCGAAGGGCCCTTGGTTGACATGAACGTGTCTTTAATGATCGCCATTTGCTCGGTGTCCGGGCTGTTTGTGCTGGTGATTGTCGTGTACGTTGGCCTGAGATGCCACCCGGGTCCGGAAGTGGTGTGCGAGCCTGGGAAAGCCACCGTGGTGTGCTCGAGCGAAGTGGGGAGTTGGTCCTATTCCCAGCGCCAGAGCCGGAACTTGTGTGTAGGGGAAGGCACCGCCAAGAATGACCTCATGGTTTTCAGCCCCAACTTCCCTAACTGTGCAGAGAAAAGTGGGACAGTGAAGGAACAGGAGCTGGCACCAAATTCATCTGGCGAG